The following coding sequences lie in one Natrinema sp. DC36 genomic window:
- a CDS encoding dihydrofolate reductase family protein yields MKTQYYTATSIDGYLADEDNSLDWLFQFGEIDEIEGVQDSFPQFVEHVGAVAMGSTTYEWVVEQEGLLEEPEQWPYEDPVWVFSSRELPMVDGADIHFVRGDVAPVHAEMVRAADGKNVWLVGGGDLVGQFHDQGLLDEIILSVAPVTLASGAPLLPRRITTPPLRLTDVQKQGDVFAELTYEVQHSSQG; encoded by the coding sequence ATGAAGACACAGTACTACACCGCGACGAGTATCGACGGGTATCTTGCCGACGAGGACAATTCACTCGACTGGCTGTTCCAGTTCGGAGAGATTGATGAGATTGAGGGCGTCCAGGACAGCTTCCCACAGTTCGTCGAGCACGTTGGCGCGGTGGCCATGGGTTCGACGACGTATGAGTGGGTCGTCGAGCAGGAGGGCCTCTTAGAGGAGCCGGAACAGTGGCCGTACGAGGACCCGGTCTGGGTGTTTAGCAGTCGAGAATTACCGATGGTCGACGGGGCCGACATACACTTCGTGCGGGGAGACGTTGCGCCCGTCCATGCGGAGATGGTGAGGGCCGCAGACGGGAAAAACGTCTGGCTCGTCGGTGGCGGTGACCTCGTCGGCCAGTTCCACGATCAGGGGCTACTTGATGAGATCATTCTCAGCGTTGCGCCTGTCACGCTCGCTTCGGGTGCACCACTCCTGCCTCGCAGGATCACTACCCCGCCCTTGCGACTGACTGACGTACAAAAACAGGGTGACGTTTTTGCGGAGTTGACCTACGAGGTACAACACTCCAGCCAAGGCTAA
- a CDS encoding DUF1801 domain-containing protein: protein MPSSITAQQVSDLVLANRVIRAPYYEKGHDEGVQFTDPDRGLQWGADAIPALLGLFRVEEDPRDDHPDGWVGFARHWREGTLRLDFDLYSGPDESDPVLVVTAMSGREGETTIVDEEFGEVKLPDQVPTEEEWGKHQKRYQAARKDDDTDGSAAVKAFITALPGWKREVATRFDEIIQQEVPDVRRAVKWHQPFYGAEEQGWFASFSAFSKHVKLAFVAESYLDPRPPSGTGPDRQALDLEETDLLDEEQVASWVRQAAENPGMGW, encoded by the coding sequence ATGCCCAGTTCAATTACGGCGCAACAGGTCAGCGACCTTGTGCTGGCGAACCGAGTAATCAGAGCGCCTTACTACGAGAAAGGCCACGATGAGGGGGTCCAGTTCACGGACCCGGATCGCGGACTCCAGTGGGGTGCCGACGCCATCCCAGCACTGCTGGGTCTGTTCCGAGTCGAGGAAGACCCCCGGGACGACCACCCCGACGGCTGGGTGGGCTTCGCTCGCCACTGGCGAGAGGGGACGTTGCGCCTGGACTTCGATCTGTATTCGGGACCAGATGAATCTGACCCGGTCCTGGTCGTGACCGCGATGTCGGGCCGAGAGGGAGAGACCACCATCGTGGACGAGGAGTTCGGGGAGGTCAAGTTGCCGGACCAGGTTCCCACCGAGGAAGAGTGGGGGAAACACCAAAAACGGTATCAAGCGGCTAGGAAGGACGACGACACCGACGGCTCAGCAGCGGTGAAGGCGTTCATCACAGCGCTGCCGGGGTGGAAGCGCGAGGTTGCGACGCGGTTCGACGAGATCATCCAGCAGGAAGTGCCCGACGTGCGCCGCGCCGTGAAGTGGCACCAGCCGTTCTACGGCGCCGAAGAGCAGGGATGGTTCGCCTCGTTCAGCGCGTTCTCGAAACACGTGAAGCTCGCGTTCGTAGCCGAATCGTACCTCGATCCGAGGCCCCCCAGCGGTACGGGGCCGGACAGACAGGCCCTGGACCTCGAAGAAACGGACCTGCTGGACGAGGAGCAGGTCGCCTCCTGGGTACGGCAGGCCGCCGAAAATCCGGGAATGGGCTGGTGA
- a CDS encoding SRPBCC domain-containing protein produces MTNNPNEGDAPTTENTVDGGQCITVKRVIEASPERVYEAFLNPPDMAVWAPPEGFRADVQEVEAEEGGSFRIENVGEAEGMDQYSHTFEGTYRELERGEKIVWTEETGEGDDHSTVTVTLDSVPDGTEITLRLEGIPEDVDIEEYGVAEAWEDSLEKLAGQVEG; encoded by the coding sequence ATGACAAACAATCCCAACGAAGGCGATGCACCGACGACGGAGAACACTGTGGACGGAGGACAGTGTATAACTGTAAAGCGTGTAATAGAAGCGTCCCCCGAGCGGGTCTATGAGGCGTTCCTGAACCCCCCGGACATGGCTGTGTGGGCGCCCCCGGAAGGATTCCGCGCCGACGTCCAGGAGGTTGAGGCTGAGGAGGGCGGGTCCTTCCGAATCGAGAACGTCGGCGAGGCAGAGGGGATGGACCAGTACTCCCACACGTTCGAAGGAACCTATCGGGAACTAGAACGCGGCGAGAAGATTGTCTGGACCGAGGAGACAGGAGAGGGTGATGACCACAGTACTGTGACGGTCACTCTGGATAGCGTTCCTGACGGGACCGAGATCACTCTCCGTCTAGAGGGCATCCCCGAGGACGTCGATATCGAGGAGTACGGGGTCGCGGAGGCCTGGGAAGACTCCCTCGAGAAGCTCGCTGGCCAGGTGGAGGGCTGA
- a CDS encoding metalloregulator ArsR/SmtB family transcription factor, with amino-acid sequence MVEQEPAGLDLDAVFQALSHPIRRSILEQLTDGPESVSELAEPHDISLPAISKHLRVLEDAGLIDVKKDGTVRRCHLDAVPLSAAFGWLTQYRVFWEDRLDALANHLENEDQ; translated from the coding sequence ATGGTTGAACAGGAGCCAGCCGGTCTGGACCTCGACGCAGTCTTCCAGGCACTCTCACACCCGATCCGTCGGTCAATTCTCGAACAGTTGACCGACGGTCCCGAAAGTGTGAGCGAGTTGGCCGAACCTCACGACATTTCCCTGCCTGCCATATCCAAGCACCTGCGCGTGCTGGAGGACGCTGGCTTGATCGACGTTAAGAAGGACGGTACCGTTCGTCGCTGCCACCTCGATGCTGTACCGCTTTCCGCGGCGTTCGGGTGGCTAACCCAATACCGCGTCTTCTGGGAGGACCGCTTGGATGCGCTGGCCAACCATCTGGAGAACGAAGACCAATGA
- a CDS encoding site-specific integrase translates to MRSLCSRVAGSCRWSGEYSFSVTTLLQRMVHQGTSKNEWADRHRQALTTRHSHEDVLNDREFELLLEACGDLPAPRGFEARFICLLGGRLGLRAGEIAHFHSAWLDWNRKLIRIPQHEPCDCGYCRRQARQEVAHNDQLTETDAIASRWHPKTVASARSIPFDLSLRIELCIERFANRYSGFPRSRSTVNRRVEEAAEQANLTGRIYPHCLRATAASHHAYKGVALVPLQALMGWSDLATAQKYIRISGTATADALRRVHHK, encoded by the coding sequence ATGCGCTCTCTATGTAGCAGAGTGGCTGGTAGTTGTCGTTGGTCTGGGGAATACTCATTCTCGGTCACCACACTCCTGCAAAGGATGGTTCATCAAGGAACGTCGAAGAACGAATGGGCCGACCGACACCGACAGGCACTGACCACCCGCCATTCCCATGAAGATGTACTCAACGACCGAGAATTCGAACTGCTATTAGAGGCGTGTGGTGATCTGCCAGCACCGCGTGGCTTCGAGGCGCGGTTCATCTGTCTGCTCGGCGGTCGGCTTGGCCTTCGCGCTGGGGAAATCGCACACTTTCATAGCGCTTGGTTAGACTGGAACCGCAAGCTCATTCGGATTCCACAGCACGAGCCGTGTGACTGTGGTTACTGTCGGCGACAGGCCCGACAGGAAGTCGCTCACAATGACCAACTGACTGAAACCGACGCTATCGCTTCACGCTGGCACCCTAAGACTGTCGCGTCAGCTCGGTCAATCCCCTTTGATCTCTCACTGCGAATCGAACTCTGTATTGAACGGTTCGCAAACCGCTATAGTGGCTTCCCACGGTCGCGGTCAACGGTCAACCGACGCGTCGAAGAAGCCGCCGAACAAGCGAATCTCACTGGACGAATTTATCCACACTGTCTGCGGGCAACAGCAGCCAGCCATCATGCGTACAAGGGAGTAGCCCTGGTACCGCTACAAGCACTGATGGGATGGAGTGACCTGGCGACTGCCCAGAAGTACATCCGGATATCCGGAACCGCGACCGCCGATGCACTCCGTCGAGTCCACCACAAATAA